AAAAGGAAAATCCTGACGCAACACCAAAACAATAAAAATAATATGAAACAGCCATATTCTTAAGCGCACTAACAGGTGGGTAAACAATGAAATAAAAAACTATAGCCAATACTCCTCCAACAAACATAGAGATTAACGCTCGATTACATTTCTCAGGTATATTCATCTCTGCAAAATAATCACCCAATAAAGAAGCATAAACACCTAAACTAACCGTCACAAACCAAGGAAGATCTTGATAAGTTTTTATGTCTGAAGTGATGACATTGAAAAAAAGGCAGGCAGAAGCAAGAAATAGCATGCAATACGTCTTACATCGAAATGAGCACTGATAGTAATTTAAAAAACTATGTAAAACAAGTTCACTGAATATATATATAAATAAAATGTTAAAAAGGACATTAGGAGCCAGTAACAACATCGAAAATTCTTTGATATTTTGCGGGAATTGTGTGTTTAAAATTAAAATTATATTGACAATTAACGTCCCTGAAATCAGTTTAAAACTTTTGTTATAGATTTTACGAAAATCTACAACTGAATGTTTTTTAAATTTAATATTACACATGATTCCAATAATAAAATAAAATAGAAACGGAGCTAAGAAAGATGCATTTGCATGAAAAAAGTAAAGTAAAATTAGAGGAATACTTCCTATTTTTGCTAAAAAATTATTCAACACAAGTCCATCAAACTCAGCAGTCTCGACATAACTAAAATGGGCAACGATCATGCATAAAATGGCCACACCACGCATCGCATCCCACAATTGGATACGTTTGCCTAATTGTTTCCCCATCAAAAGGTCCTTATTATTTAAATTTTGAATAATTCATTGAATATTTGACTCAAACAAAATTCGTGCATGTTCTATTTGTTTGCCAATATCGACAAATGTCCCCTCAATGCAACAAACTATCCCCAAAGAGACTGATTCCAATTCATAAAAACACTTAAAAATACTTTTATCGAGACCGCTATGGACAATTATCACTTCGACAATTTTGCTTTCTTAGAACGAGGGCCCTCTGAAATCTTCAACTTTGTGATTTGATTTATTTCTGGCAAATAGTCTGGTATGCGATAGTCTGTGTCCGTCAAATGATCAAAAATTTCAAACATATATTTATTATTCAAATGAGCAAGGTCCGGGCAGGATTCAAGAAAAACATATGATGGGTTCGTTTTATAAAGCGCAAATGAAGACGACAGTTGGTCACGACGAGAAAAACGGCTGATTTCATTTCTCCAAGCATTGAAAAATATTGAGCAATTATCACTTTTGACATTGGCAACGAATATCCCCGTAACCAAAAGAGGTTGATCATTGATCTCAGCAATATCATGCTTGGTTACATAATAGCCCCGTTGCGCTTCAATAACTGCAGCATCATCCTTCCCTTTCCGAAGACAGGCGGCGACTTCTTCTTCATAACAATTCCTATCGGGATGAGGAAAGACCCCTAAATCAGCATTCGCTCGTTCAACCTTGGCTACATATGGTTCCAAACTATTTCGAACAAGAAAACTTGCGTCTACCCACACAGCATATTCATATCCAAAAAACAATTCATAAGGATTAAGTTTGACGTTACGGGCGAGACGGATAGGATCGTCTTCGGATTTATCAAGTAGAATTTTTTTGAAAGGTTCAAAGACCTTAAGGTCTTTGTCATCCGTAAAAATATAATAGTCAAAAGTCGGATCAAAATATTCAGGGACCTTAAACGATTCGTAGCCCCCTGTAAGCGCCGTGTAGTAAACATTCTTTTTCTTGACAGTAGAAGACTGATATTCTTCTAGGCGAGCGAGATGAGCCTCTTTTGAAATCTGAGATTTATAGTATTTCAATCGCCTCGTATTGCGCTTAGCGATATCTCTAAAACGGATGGAGACTAGAATGGAAACAAAAAACAACGCTGTCAAAACAACATGCGCTGTATCAATATTATGTATATTCATATTACCTCAAGGTATTATGTGCAACATCACTTCTTCCGAGTGTTAACAACTGCTAGCCCTTTATTCCACAGGACTCGCCACCAAGGATAAGGAAGTAGTCTATGGCTATATTTCTGAAGTAATCGTAGCAAGGAATCCGATTTCCTCTCCTTTAAGCAAACAAAAAGAACATGATATTCGCTTCTCAGCGGCCCCAAGTCTCTGATTTCTGCTCGATTTAAAATCGCTGCTGCCTGCTCAAAAAAAACTTTTTGCTCAACCTTATTCACATGAATAGAGGCCCACGCACACATTCCGGCTATTGCCGGAAAATCTATGCGATCAAACCGAAATGCCAAGGCTTTTTCATTTCCGGTTTCCCACAAAATATCCATCATTTTCCCATGAGCCCGGATATTGTCAAGCATACTTCTTGAATTCTTACGCCCTTGAAGTGAAGTATGTCGACGGCGATATTTGACTAATGGTATACGACTAATCGTTAGTGATCGAGCCGCTGTTAATGCTTGAAGCAAGAATACTTTATCATCATGACCAATGACATCCAAAAAAATCAATCCATTATTGAGAACAAATTCCCTATTAAATATCCAAGCAGCAAAGTTCTCTCCTCGCCAAAGTTCCGGCTTTTCTCTAAATTGCGTGGTAATTGGAGAAGAAGGCAAAAAACCATTCATGTTTTTTTCTCTCCCTTTTTTTAAAGACAGTCGGACACCTCGCACAGCATCACTTTTACATCGTTTGGCGAGTTGAGCCAAGTGATCCAACGCCCCCTCGACTAACAAATCATCCTGATCGAGAAATATCAAATACTTCCCGCTGGCATGGTCTAAAGCCGTATTACGAGCGGCGAAAGGGCCACCATGAGACTCCTCATGAAAAAACAATCTAATCTTACTATTTTCAGATTTTGCATCAAGAACGCACTGCACCGAATTGTCCGTTGAACAATCATCTATCGCAATAATCTCCCAATCCAAAAAAGACTGAATTTCAACGGATTTGATTGTCTCCCTCAAAAAGGCAGATCCATTATATATAGGAATAATAATACTGAAAAAAGGACGGCTCATACGCATGCGGATAAGCCGAATTCATTTGCCTAGCAAGAAAAATTTTGATTTCACTCTCTTTTTTCTATTGTAAAAAACGTCTTCGTTGTTATTTCTTTACCAAAACCGTCCAAATTTAATACACAGACTGGCCCAACGGCCACCTGGGCCATGTATAACTTCAATATACAGGCTGTCAGCACGATCGGAAAAGTTCTTCCGCCGTCTCATCGCATGCTTCTGGATTGCAGGGAATCAGATGCCCTGCCCCGTTCCAATGGTCCTCATGATTTTGCCTGCTCCATGTTTTTGATAAATTCCGTGAACTACCTCTATCGCTTCAACAAAGGCATCCATATCCCGCATATCGGAGGTGTCAACGACCTCGATAATCTTATCGATATCCTCTTGCGGCACCCCCCTCCCAAGATACCTCCGAATGCGAATCATACGCCTTCCTTTTCAATTCCTTAGACTTTGATTCGTCCCATTCGCCGTTTTGCAGGCCAGACTCCATCTTGAATTGAAGCAGGTCCTTTGTGTGTTCCATCAATGGCGTTGCTGATTTTTTTTAAAACGGTATATATTGACAATAAATATAAGAATCTCATATGGATGGGTACAGCTGCAGGACTCGTTGGGACAACCTTCTGGGAACTAGCTGCTCACGATATTCCTGTAGCAAACATACTTGTTCCATTTTCAGTCGCATTGGGCGGTTTGATATCCGATTTTCTTATTTGGCAGTTGCTTGTTGAAAAAGGTATTCAGGACACATGATTCGTTTTAATAAACCCAGACTTCTCTTTGCCCTAGGTATTGGCTGCATAGCTCTTGGTTATTCGCTTTGGATATTCTTCAGCATACCCACGGCTGATAAGATTCCTTTCACACTGGTTCCAACCGTGGCCGCACCGATAGGATCATTCACCGTTGCAGCGTTATGCTGGTTTTTTTTAATTGAAAAGATGCACTACTGCAATAACTTGACTCGAGTAATACTTGGATTAATATTTGGATGGTCTGTTTTCCCATCTGGTCTTCTGGCTGCTTTTATTGCGGATACAATTATTGAAGGAGGCGGTTTACGGAAGGTCGAAGGACTCATCCTGCAAGCAAAGATTGCAGTTGGGCTTGGCCCATTGATTTTGATTATGGCGTGAGGGTGGATTCCGCTGTTGTTGTGTGTACTTTGGGGCTCAGTTTGGACTCCTTCCTACTGTTCACAAGATCAAAAAGAAAAGCCAGGGAGGTGACCTTCCCGGCTTTATGCCTTCCAACGAACTGGCGGTAGGACCGGTATTGATTCAAACACCGTCTTGGCTACTTCACCAACTTCTTCTATTGTCAAAGCTAAATACTTTGCACCGGTGACTCCGGTGTCCCAGCTCCTTCCGTGTTTCTCTTGTTTAATCAATTCTCTTTCAACCTCAAGCGACTCCTTAAGGACTTTGAAGTCGATCATATCCATACGATCAACGACCTTGATTACCTTATCAATGTCTTCTTGAGGCAACTCCGCCAAGCCAGCCTCAAGATACGCCTCCGAATACGAATCATACGCTTTCGCTTTCAACTCTTCGGGCTTTGATTCATCCCATTCGCCTTTTTGCAGACCAGACTCCATCTTGAATTGAAGCAAGTCCTTTGTTTATTCCATCAATGGTGTTGCTGGGATTTTATCAAAATGGCATACATCGATAATGAATACAAAAAATAAGAATTCCATATGGATGGGAACCGCTGCAGGACTCGTTGGGGCAACCTTCTGGGGGCTAGCTGCTCACGATGTGCCTATAGCAAACGTGCTTGTTCCACTTTCAGTAGCATTGGGCGGTTTGATATCCGGTCTTCTTTTTTGGCGGCTGCTTGTTGAAAAAGAAAAAAAGACAATATTTCGATGCGTACTGGCTGGAGGGCTTACAGGACTCTTGTTTTTGGTGCCCTCGGCAATAGTCCTCGCGCTATTGACCGTGGTGTTTCAAATAAACGTTCCGGTCAGCAAACGACTGTCTTTAGCAAGCGCATACCTGATTTTTGGTTTTCCTTTCCAATTCTATCTCGCGACTTATTTCGTACCAGCCTACGCCTGCATGGGAGGGGTTATCGGATTCTTGCAAAAGAGAAGAAAGGGTAAGCCTTCCTTCTCTTGCGATAACTGACGAAATTACTCTACAAGCCAATCGATCTTTTTTCGCGCCTCATCGGAAAGTAAGTTCAATTTTTTCTTCAAAGCACGAGCTGTTTCATTGCCTCTTTTTTTGAGATCATTCACCCCAGCCTCAAATCCGTCTGGAGCGACTTCAATTGCTTCTTTTATCGCCTTCTTAGTCCAAAAGTCTTTTGCATCAACTTCAGAGGCAATTTTTATCAAGTCGGGTATCGTCACCTTGGAAAGGCCGCCTTCAGAATAGGCCTCGGAGTGCGAGTCAAAAGCCTTTTCTTCCAAAAGGGTACTCAAAGGATAAAAATGCAGCTTGACATGGTCTTACAATATGACGCCTATACCGGATACCACCTCCGGGCTATTGGTATGGCAATGCGGGAAAATCTGTTGAATCAAAAAAACACCATGATCAACTTTTCAAAAACGGTGAGCTGTCCTTAATGGGGTTGACACGATGAGGGCTTATTTATCGACGAAACACGGTAAAAAGAGAGCCGCTGGCAGATGTTGGCGGCTCAATTTTTATATCATTGGCAAAGATTTTCAAGTTCCTCTGGATGCTCCTTGTAATAAGGTAAATCATTATGAAATATATCTTTGATTTCCGAGCAAGTATGTTTTTTGTACTTCCCGTAAAAGCGGACATGAATTCCACATCCGGCAAAATGAGGAAGAGCGTTCAGGACTTCTAACTCATTGTCACCAAATTTGATATGAACATATACATCATCCACCCGATCCTCAAAGACATAAAAGGCTATCACGCTATCATCCTTGAGAGGCCCCCGAGCACGCAATTCACAGTCAGATGGGACTATCACGTCGTCGAGTTCGCCAGAATGGCCACCTGACAACCGGATAGTCACCACCCCGTAGGCCTCGTCAATGTAAACAAGCGAGTGCGTTCCGCTTCTATGAACATTCAAATAAATTCCTGAAATGGATTCGGCAGCAGCTGGGCTTACAAGAAGGCAGTAGCAAAAAAAAACAACAACAACTCTGTATATTTTATTCTTGCTTGTTTCCTTCCAGCCTCTTCCGTACCGCATCAAGGGCATCCTGTTTTTCACGGTCAAGTCTCTTTTGAACATTTTCTCGGACTTTTTTTGAAGAACCGCCAAAACGAGTTTTCCTTTCATCATAGATCGCTTCTATAAGTTTAGCTTCAAACTCTTTATCGGAGGGATTGAATCGTTTTTCCGTCTTGAGCTTTTCAACTGCTTTTTTCACAACATTGGTGTTCGGGCCATGCTGAACTCCAGTCGACCAAAAAACCTGTTGCAATGTTTTTGACTGTTTGTCCGCATCTATACCATAAGCTTGGACACTTTTTGCGACAGGCGAATAATGCATATCGTATATGAACTTGTCTTGAATTTTCCCGAATTCCTCAGGATTTTTATTTGCGATCTCGTGCCATTTTTCATCAAACCCGGCAGTCCCCGGAGTCAGTCCTTCAAAATCTTTTGCCCACGGGAATTCTTCCCATGTAACGAATGCTTGAACGCTACCCCCAACCTTGCCATTATGTCTACTCGTCATCTGATACTTGCCATACGATTTACCCCCTAGATCTCCCTTGCCGGACGAAATGGCATGTGATCCATCTTTTCCGGATTCATATTTTTCAGACAATTTACCAAGCTCATCTTGGGATTCAAAGGAGGCCTTCTTGGGGAAATACTGATACGAGCTTGCAGGAATCTTAGCGGCACCTTCTTTGTCAAAATACTGCTCATACATTTCTTCGTTCTTTGACTTTTCATTTTCTTCGTTACCCGCCGCATCTTCGACAGGCTGCATCCCCTCTTCTTTGCTTCCAGCATCGCTGACGATATCATCATCTTTTGCTGCAAGCATGACGCCGTCTTCCATTTTGAAACCTGGCTTGAATCCCGGCACCTCTTCATTTTCAACAGCCTGCTTTTTCTCAAAATCAACACCCGCATACCCCAAATACTTGTCGTACATGGCGTCGGCATCCTTTTCGTCAAATTTGGCCTCGGACAACACGTACTTGTTGATAAGGTTGAAAGCCGCATCGTCATGCGTCTGGATATCCTTTTCGTCTTTGGCTGTCAGAGCTCCTTGCGCGATACGCTGCAACCCCTTGTCGAGGACACTTATGGACCGTTCGTTAAGCGTGTCCACGGCGAACCGGTGGCCCTGTTTCAAAAAAACATCCTTGATCTTGGGTAACGAATCCGCCAAAGCGACATGGCGCTTGCCACCTTTGGGCACCGACGCAAGCACGGAGTGTTCATACTCATCGAACTGCTTTTTGAGATTGGTGGCATCCTTGGAGGGATTGTTGCCGGTCACCCCCTTTTGCCAGTCGGCCAGCCCCTTACCGAAAAAGTCGTTTGCCTCATTTTCTTTCTCCACGGTAAAATTGAGACGGTCCAGGTCGTGATAGGCATCGCGCTTTTTCTGTCGCGGTTGCTGCTGGTTCTGATTCTTGAAGCCAATATCCATTTCCAGCGTCGTCTTGCGCGGACGGAATGTTGCATTGTCGAGGATTTTTTTCTGCTCATCGTGATTCAAGTTGATAAGGGATTTTCCAAAGTCAAACATTGTTGAATTCCTCCTGTCAGAATTTTAATTTTCAAAGATCAAACATCCTAACCCCGGTTTTCGGCCCAGAAGGAAAACGGGCGAAAATGGCTATCAAAAGGGTACTCAAAGGATAAAAATGCAGCTTGACATGGTCGTACAATATGACGCCTATGCCGAATACCTCCTCCGGGCTATTGATATGGCAATGCGGGAAAATCAGTTGAATCCAAAAAACACCGTGATTAACTTTTCAAAAATTACACACCAAAAAGCCCCGACTCTTGCGAGTCGGGGCTTCGTTATTGGTCAACAAGGAGAACTACTTCTTGGCAGTCTTCTTGCCTTCATTCTTTGGCTCGACCTTGGCAGCCGTTTCAGGCTTTGAGGACGGAGCTTCCTTGGCGGTCGCTTCCGCCTTGGGAGCGGCTTCCGTAACTGGAGCAGCCTTCTTCTTTTTGGGTCTGGGCGGTGTGCCATGCTCGATCCAGGTGACCTTTTCGGTCACAGGCTTGCGATGCACATCTTTCATGGTCAGGCATTTGGTCGGGCAGTTGTCCCGGCAATACCCGCAGGAAATACAGGCGTGCGGATCGCACTGCCAAGTTCCTGCCTGCTTGTCCACGGTAATGCACTGACTGGGGCATTTGCGTGCACAGGTTCCGCAGAAGATGCACTTATCGATGTCGATGACCAGTTCGCCACGGAAGTTGTGAAACGGCTCGCGCACCTCGAAAGGATATTTCCGAGTGGCAGGCTTTCTCAACAGATTCTTGACGACTGTGGATGTAAACAGCATGTCAAATTCTCCTAGCGTTCGGTGCAACTGATGCACGGGTCGATGGACAAAACGATGACCGGCACGTCGGCCAGCTCGCACTCTGGCAACATGTGCAGCAGAGGCGGGATGTTGGCAAACGTGGGGGTCCGGATACGCAGGCGGTCCAAATGCTTGGTGCCGTTGCCCTTGATATAATAGACGCACTCACCACGCGGTTGTTCCACGCGCATGTAGACTTCGCCTTCCGGCGGATTGCCCTTGACCTTGGCGGCCAGCTCGCCTTCAGGCAATTTGCTGATGGCCTGACGAACCAGATCAATGGATTGCAGAACTTCACGGAAACGGACGGTGCACCGTGCCCAGCAGTCGCCGGAGGTCTCAACGACCGGTTCGAAGTCCAGCTCGGGATATGCACCATATCCGGTTTCACGCATGTCGGACGCCACACCGGAACCACGAAGGGTCGGACCGGCTGCACCGAGAATGTACGCGTCTTCCTTGGACATGTAGCCAATACCGACGGTCCGGGATTTCACCGTGTAGTCGTTCATCAGCGTATTCTGCATTTCTTTCAATTCTTTTTCCACGATGTCCAGCTCGCTGAGAATCCAACGAATCTGTTCCATGGAAAGGTCAGTCCGCACGCCGCCGATGATATTGACAGAAACAATAACACGGCTGCCAGCGGTGGCCTCATTGATATCCATGATGCGTTCACGCACTTTCCAGAACTGCATGAACAATGCTTCGAAACCGAAGGCATCGGCAAACAGGCCCAACCACAACAAGTGGGAGTGCATTCTGTGCAGTTCGCTCCAGATGATGCGCAACATTTTTGCCCGATGTGGAACATCGATGTCCATCAGTTCTTCCACGCACTGCGAATAGCAGGTGCCGTGAATCATGGAGCAGATGCCGCACACGCGTTCACACACGGTGATCATCTGGTGGAAGTCACGGATGTCGGCCAGCTTTTCCAGACCACGATGGACGTAGCCCAGAGCCGGAACGGCTTCCTTGACGATTTCGTCCTCAACCTTGAGCGTCAGGTGAATCGGCTCCGGGAGAACGGGATGCTGCGGGCCGAAGGGAATTACGGTAGTTGCCATTACAGCCCCCTATTTTTTCGGCTCAATCTTGACGTTGGACACCAGGGGAACCTGGGTGACCTCGGGATCAAGAAGGAGCGTACGGTTAAAGTCGAGAACCAAGCCGTCAAATTTGACGTCCCACTGGTCGCGGATTTCGTTTTCCACCAGCATTGCACCGAAGTACACGCCGGACACACTGGGAATAGGCTTGTCCATGTCAACGGAGACTCGCAAGTGGGTATCCTCGTAATCCTTATCAAAATGATACAGGATACCAAGCTTGCCTTCGCCGTCCTGATATGTGGACAACGTGACAAACCGCTGTCCGTCATTCTTCATGTTCATGACCTCGCCGACAATGGTGTCGATGGTCACTTCTCGTATAGTACCTTTCATATCTTACCTCTGTGGACCGCCTAGCTGGCGTCTTCCACTTTTTGCGCAAACTTGGCCAGTCCAACAACCACACCGTCGATAATAGCTTCAGGCCGGGCCGGGCAGCCGGGGACATACACGTCCACCGGAATCACCTTGTCCACACCGCCGATGACGTTGTAGGCCTCACGGAATACTCCACCACTGTTGCCACATGCGCCAATGGCGATGACGGCTTTCGGCTCGGGCATCTGATCGTACAGATTTCTGAGCACCTTCTTGTTGCGATGGTTGACAGTGCCAGTCACCAGCAGCACATCAGCGTGCTTGGGGTTACCGACGTTAACAATGCCGAACCGTTCAATATCATACAACGGTGTCAGACAAGCCAGAACCTCGATATCGCAGCCATTACAACTCCCGCAGTCAAAATGAATGATCCACGGCGATTTGGCGCGAGATTTCTTGATAAATGATCCAAACATAATTTACCTCGCGTACAGCCAGATGAGGTTGACGATGGACAGGCCCATGCCGAGCAGCCAGACGCGTTTCAGCATCCAACGCCAGGTCATGCGAGCCATGGTGTTGTCCACCAGGATTTCAAGCAGGTAAGTGATAACCAGCAAGACAGCCATCCACAAAACGTTAGTATGCCAGAAGATGGCACACAAGCCGAGAATCAGGACGGTCTCATACCAATGAGCTATTTCAATCAGGGCCAGATACGGGCCGGAGTACTCGGTGAGCACACCCTTGACCAGTTCCTGATGACCATGATGGGACGTGGAGAAATCAAACGGAGACTTTCTCAACTTGATGGTCAGGGCATAGCCCAAGGCCAGATACAACAACGGCATCTTGGCAATCAATGGCATATCCTGAGACCAGACTGCTTCCAAAGAGAAGGAGTTGGTGACCATGTAAAACCCGACGAACACCAGAATGAGAATCGGCTCATACGCGAGAATCTGAATCAATTCACGCTGTGCGCCAACCTGCGAATACGGAGACTTGGTAGCCATGGCACCCATGACCAAGAAGACCGCACCGATTGCCTGGACAAAGAAGATGAGCAGCAAATCACTCTGAGCAAAGAACAAAGCCAGACAGACAGCAGCCGCGATCACATACACCCAGGCGCACAAGATCTGCCACTGGTTGACCACCATTTTTTCTTTGCCAAACAATTTTGCGACGTCATAAAAGGCCTGCGTAATCGGCGGGCCTTGACGAGATTGGAACCATGCCGTGACACGTCTGTCCAACCCCGCGATAAGACCACCCAGCAGCGGTCCTGCAATAAGTCCGATAAGAACAAGAATAAGCGTATCCATTAGATCGCCCCTCCCAGCATAAGCACAATCAAAGCGATCGCGAGCGCGTTGAAGATCGGCGTGAGCTTGCCTTCAGCGAACCACTCGCCCAGGTACATATTCCCGGCGGCAAACGGTACATCACCGTTCATGGGACCAATATACGTCCCGTCAACAGAGGTATTGGCACCACTCAGATACGGCGGCATGACCTTGGCCTTGCGGAATCCCTTGGCAGCCCTGGCGGCAAAAAGGACGCCCAGGCCGAAAACGATAAACAAGGGCACCACAGCAAACGAACCGACCGATGAGTTCAGCGTACCAAAGCTCACGGTAAACGGTGCCGTTCCCAGCCAGGGAGCCAACATGGAATTATAGAACCACGGAGAAATCAACGACAGGACCAGCGCGCCGAGGCACAAAACCGTCAGCGGCAGGCGCGTCAAAAACGCCTGAGATTCGGAAGGTGTACCAGCCTTGCGGGAACCCATCATGGAGCCACCCCAACGAGCCCAGTAGATAACCGTCAACGCAGAACCAAGCGCGAGCATGGTGACCACGAAGATGTTTGTTCCGGCACCAGCTTCAATCGCCATCCACTTGCACATGAGCACGCCAAACGGGGGCAGCAACATGGTCAGGATACCGATGACGGTAATCAGTGCAGTCCGAGGCAGCTTGGTATACAGGCCGCGCATATCTTCGATATCACGAGAACCGATTGCCTGCTCGATGGTCCCGACACACAGGAACAACAAGGACTTGGAAACCGCGTGGAAGACGATCAGCATGGCAGCGGC
This genomic window from Pseudodesulfovibrio sp. JC047 contains:
- a CDS encoding NADH-quinone oxidoreductase subunit C, encoding MKGTIREVTIDTIVGEVMNMKNDGQRFVTLSTYQDGEGKLGILYHFDKDYEDTHLRVSVDMDKPIPSVSGVYFGAMLVENEIRDQWDVKFDGLVLDFNRTLLLDPEVTQVPLVSNVKIEPKK
- a CDS encoding glycosyltransferase domain-containing protein, coding for MNIHNIDTAHVVLTALFFVSILVSIRFRDIAKRNTRRLKYYKSQISKEAHLARLEEYQSSTVKKKNVYYTALTGGYESFKVPEYFDPTFDYYIFTDDKDLKVFEPFKKILLDKSEDDPIRLARNVKLNPYELFFGYEYAVWVDASFLVRNSLEPYVAKVERANADLGVFPHPDRNCYEEEVAACLRKGKDDAAVIEAQRGYYVTKHDIAEINDQPLLVTGIFVANVKSDNCSIFFNAWRNEISRFSRRDQLSSSFALYKTNPSYVFLESCPDLAHLNNKYMFEIFDHLTDTDYRIPDYLPEINQITKLKISEGPRSKKAKLSK
- a CDS encoding 4Fe-4S binding protein, translated to MLFTSTVVKNLLRKPATRKYPFEVREPFHNFRGELVIDIDKCIFCGTCARKCPSQCITVDKQAGTWQCDPHACISCGYCRDNCPTKCLTMKDVHRKPVTEKVTWIEHGTPPRPKKKKAAPVTEAAPKAEATAKEAPSSKPETAAKVEPKNEGKKTAKK
- a CDS encoding glycosyltransferase family A protein gives rise to the protein MRMSRPFFSIIIPIYNGSAFLRETIKSVEIQSFLDWEIIAIDDCSTDNSVQCVLDAKSENSKIRLFFHEESHGGPFAARNTALDHASGKYLIFLDQDDLLVEGALDHLAQLAKRCKSDAVRGVRLSLKKGREKNMNGFLPSSPITTQFREKPELWRGENFAAWIFNREFVLNNGLIFLDVIGHDDKVFLLQALTAARSLTISRIPLVKYRRRHTSLQGRKNSRSMLDNIRAHGKMMDILWETGNEKALAFRFDRIDFPAIAGMCAWASIHVNKVEQKVFFEQAAAILNRAEIRDLGPLRSEYHVLFVCLKERKSDSLLRLLQKYSHRLLPYPWWRVLWNKGLAVVNTRKK
- a CDS encoding complex I subunit 1 family protein translates to MDTLILVLIGLIAGPLLGGLIAGLDRRVTAWFQSRQGPPITQAFYDVAKLFGKEKMVVNQWQILCAWVYVIAAAVCLALFFAQSDLLLIFFVQAIGAVFLVMGAMATKSPYSQVGAQRELIQILAYEPILILVFVGFYMVTNSFSLEAVWSQDMPLIAKMPLLYLALGYALTIKLRKSPFDFSTSHHGHQELVKGVLTEYSGPYLALIEIAHWYETVLILGLCAIFWHTNVLWMAVLLVITYLLEILVDNTMARMTWRWMLKRVWLLGMGLSIVNLIWLYAR
- a CDS encoding nickel-dependent hydrogenase large subunit, producing MATTVIPFGPQHPVLPEPIHLTLKVEDEIVKEAVPALGYVHRGLEKLADIRDFHQMITVCERVCGICSMIHGTCYSQCVEELMDIDVPHRAKMLRIIWSELHRMHSHLLWLGLFADAFGFEALFMQFWKVRERIMDINEATAGSRVIVSVNIIGGVRTDLSMEQIRWILSELDIVEKELKEMQNTLMNDYTVKSRTVGIGYMSKEDAYILGAAGPTLRGSGVASDMRETGYGAYPELDFEPVVETSGDCWARCTVRFREVLQSIDLVRQAISKLPEGELAAKVKGNPPEGEVYMRVEQPRGECVYYIKGNGTKHLDRLRIRTPTFANIPPLLHMLPECELADVPVIVLSIDPCISCTER
- a CDS encoding NADH-quinone oxidoreductase subunit B family protein, translating into MFGSFIKKSRAKSPWIIHFDCGSCNGCDIEVLACLTPLYDIERFGIVNVGNPKHADVLLVTGTVNHRNKKVLRNLYDQMPEPKAVIAIGACGNSGGVFREAYNVIGGVDKVIPVDVYVPGCPARPEAIIDGVVVGLAKFAQKVEDAS